A region of Paenibacillus thiaminolyticus DNA encodes the following proteins:
- a CDS encoding DNA cytosine methyltransferase, which yields MHRSSRIRYNKEHDPRNYLYRQYVKFLEKYKPKLFVFENVPGILNAGNTRSQA from the coding sequence ATGCATAGATCGAGCAGGATTCGATACAATAAAGAGCATGATCCACGTAATTATTTATATCGACAGTATGTTAAGTTCTTGGAAAAATACAAACCTAAGTTATTTGTTTTTGAGAATGTACCCGGCATTTTAAATGCTGGAAATACAAGAAGCCAAGCATAA
- a CDS encoding ATP-binding protein: protein MYILHGVGKTSWCRERSTHVGIAHYSASTLIAQERNELFTLDKRVDQVEDNQLLILSAVRRICASQRFLLDGHFYLVNKGNAVERVPYQTFADINPSGIILLKDDVCSIYDRLGARDAQHYDLSFLEKFQNAEMEYAQYVSGKLSCPFSIITPTSTFDLSGFVSECYKEGTL, encoded by the coding sequence ATATACATACTACACGGTGTCGGCAAAACAAGCTGGTGTAGAGAAAGGTCTACTCATGTAGGTATAGCGCATTACTCTGCAAGTACGCTAATTGCTCAAGAAAGAAACGAGTTATTTACACTTGACAAGAGAGTGGATCAAGTTGAGGATAACCAACTGTTGATTCTTTCCGCCGTGAGGCGTATCTGCGCGTCCCAGAGATTTTTATTAGACGGGCACTTTTACCTTGTAAATAAAGGAAATGCGGTTGAAAGGGTACCGTATCAAACATTCGCAGATATTAACCCATCTGGAATAATTCTTCTAAAGGATGATGTGTGTTCCATTTACGATAGATTAGGTGCTAGAGATGCTCAGCATTATGACCTATCATTTCTAGAGAAGTTTCAAAATGCAGAAATGGAATACGCTCAATACGTGTCGGGAAAATTGAGTTGCCCTTTTAGTATTATTACTCCCACCAGTACGTTTGATTTGAGCGGTTTCGTAAGCGAATGTTACAAGGAGGGGACTCTATGA
- the glmS gene encoding glutamine--fructose-6-phosphate transaminase (isomerizing), translating into MCGIVGYIGARNSQAVLLDGLSKLEYRGYDSAGIAVFTPDGLQVSKAQGRLAVLASRLEAQPLEGSVGIGHTRWATHGKPSDENSHPHTDASRKFSVVHNGIVENYMELKEELIAEGVHFVSDTDTEVISHLIAREYDGDIVKAVQRATSHMRGAFALAVLTEYEPDKLVAVRFASPLVIGIGDGENFIGSDIPAILQYTRRVYILNDGEMAVLTRDAVELMTLEGNFISREMIVVDWDAVTAEKGGYDHFMLKEIHEQPKAYRDTMRGRITEDRSGIKLPELNVLSAEKLRSIRNIQIVACGTAYHAGLVGRTLIEQCTGIPVETDVASEYRYRSPIITPETLVIVVSQSGETADTLAALREAKRCGAAVMAITNAVGSSVAREADDTIITWAGPEIAVASTKAYTSQLIAFMLFSLYAAQTLGTKDQAWIRKQLAAMQALPEQVERILEQAGELKRVAEETAGHEHLFFIGRGLDYAVALEGSLKLKEISYIHSEAYAAGELKHGTLALIEEGVPVIALATQSALLEKTVSNIKEVKARGGVVFAVTDEANAPALQKAVDGIFVVPATLPLLAPALAVVPLQLIAYYASLARGNDVDKPRNLAKSVTVE; encoded by the coding sequence ATGTGTGGTATTGTCGGATATATCGGTGCAAGAAATTCTCAAGCTGTATTGTTGGATGGACTGAGCAAGCTGGAGTACCGTGGCTATGATTCGGCGGGCATTGCGGTATTTACCCCGGATGGGCTGCAGGTCAGCAAGGCCCAAGGCCGTCTGGCGGTGCTCGCTTCCCGGCTGGAAGCGCAGCCGCTGGAGGGGAGCGTCGGCATCGGGCATACGCGTTGGGCGACGCACGGGAAGCCTTCGGATGAGAATTCTCATCCGCATACAGATGCTTCGCGGAAGTTCTCCGTTGTCCATAACGGGATCGTGGAGAACTATATGGAACTGAAGGAAGAGCTGATCGCGGAAGGAGTTCATTTCGTGTCGGATACCGATACGGAAGTGATCTCTCACCTGATCGCCCGGGAGTACGATGGGGACATCGTCAAGGCGGTCCAGCGAGCGACTTCCCATATGCGCGGCGCCTTCGCGTTGGCTGTGCTGACGGAATACGAGCCGGATAAGCTGGTGGCGGTACGTTTTGCCAGCCCGCTTGTCATCGGCATCGGCGATGGCGAGAATTTTATCGGGTCGGATATCCCGGCAATTTTACAGTATACGCGTCGAGTCTATATTTTGAATGACGGAGAGATGGCGGTCCTTACCCGGGACGCTGTCGAATTGATGACACTGGAAGGGAATTTTATTTCTCGGGAAATGATTGTTGTCGATTGGGACGCGGTCACTGCAGAAAAAGGCGGATATGACCATTTCATGCTCAAAGAAATTCATGAGCAGCCCAAGGCGTATCGGGATACGATGCGCGGAAGAATTACAGAGGACCGAAGCGGCATCAAGCTGCCAGAGCTCAATGTGCTCAGCGCGGAGAAGCTTCGGAGCATTCGCAATATTCAGATTGTCGCTTGCGGCACCGCTTATCATGCGGGTCTGGTCGGACGGACCCTCATTGAGCAGTGCACAGGCATCCCGGTCGAGACGGATGTCGCGTCGGAGTACCGGTACCGCTCGCCGATTATTACCCCGGAGACGCTGGTCATCGTGGTAAGCCAGTCGGGAGAGACGGCCGATACACTTGCCGCTCTGCGGGAAGCGAAGCGCTGCGGCGCCGCTGTGATGGCCATTACGAATGCGGTCGGCAGCTCGGTCGCCCGCGAAGCGGATGACACCATCATTACGTGGGCCGGTCCGGAGATCGCGGTCGCTTCGACCAAGGCGTACACTTCGCAGCTGATAGCCTTCATGCTGTTCAGCTTATACGCTGCCCAGACGCTGGGCACGAAGGACCAAGCCTGGATCCGGAAGCAGCTTGCTGCAATGCAGGCCTTGCCTGAGCAGGTCGAGCGCATCCTGGAGCAGGCTGGCGAACTGAAGCGGGTGGCCGAGGAGACGGCGGGTCATGAGCATCTGTTCTTCATCGGACGCGGCCTCGATTACGCCGTAGCGCTCGAAGGCTCGCTCAAGCTGAAGGAGATCTCGTATATTCATTCCGAAGCCTATGCGGCCGGGGAATTGAAGCATGGTACGCTAGCTCTGATCGAAGAAGGCGTGCCTGTCATCGCGCTTGCGACCCAGTCTGCGCTCTTGGAGAAGACGGTGAGCAACATCAAGGAAGTGAAGGCTCGCGGCGGAGTCGTCTTCGCGGTCACCGACGAAGCGAACGCCCCGGCGCTGCAGAAGGCGGTCGACGGCATCTTCGTCGTCCCGGCTACGCTGCCGCTGCTGGCGCCAGCCCTTGCCGTCGTGCCGCTGCAGCTTATCGCGTATTACGCGAGCCTGGCCCGCGGCAATGACGTCGACAAGCCGCGCAATCTGGCGAAGAGCGTGACGGTGGAGTAA
- the ectB gene encoding diaminobutyrate--2-oxoglutarate transaminase → MSIFEKLESNVRSYCRSFPVVFDRAKGDLLYSEDGRAYIDFFAGAGALNYGHNNDYIKDRVLDYLTSDRIMHGLDMYTMAKREFIQSFSERILEPKKLNYKLQFCGPTGTNAVEAALKLARKAKKRTGIFAFMGGFHGMSLGSLSATSSKSMREGAGLPLGGVTFMPHPSGAFAEMDTLGYIENILTDSHSGIDKPAAILLETVQAEGGIHVVDAQWLRGLQQLCRRHDILLITDEIQVGCGRTGEFFSFERAGIEPDLITLSKSISGYGLPMSLLLLKPELDLWTPGEHNGTFRGNQLAFVAAKAALEFRDRSALEAEVKQKEEFVRSFLDKEIKPLHPSIAIRGLGLIWGIDVSGFTDEAGSKRMTEISFENGLIIERAGRGDHVLKIMPPLTVSMEHLAAGCDIIKSSIQQVISQETQDLLVTT, encoded by the coding sequence ATGAGCATTTTTGAAAAGCTGGAATCCAACGTAAGATCTTACTGCAGAAGCTTTCCGGTGGTATTCGACCGGGCCAAGGGGGACCTGTTATATTCTGAGGACGGAAGAGCATATATTGATTTTTTTGCAGGTGCTGGGGCACTGAATTACGGTCATAACAACGATTATATCAAGGACCGGGTTCTCGATTACTTGACTTCCGACCGGATTATGCACGGTCTGGATATGTATACAATGGCCAAGCGCGAATTCATCCAGAGCTTCTCGGAGCGGATCCTGGAGCCGAAGAAGCTGAATTACAAGCTTCAATTCTGCGGTCCGACGGGGACGAACGCGGTGGAAGCGGCCCTGAAGCTCGCACGCAAGGCGAAGAAGAGAACCGGGATATTCGCATTCATGGGCGGCTTCCACGGCATGTCGCTCGGCAGCCTGTCGGCGACAAGCTCCAAGTCCATGAGGGAAGGGGCGGGGCTTCCTCTGGGCGGAGTTACGTTCATGCCGCACCCGAGTGGGGCTTTCGCAGAAATGGATACGCTCGGCTATATCGAGAATATCCTGACTGATTCGCACTCCGGAATCGACAAGCCGGCCGCCATCCTGCTTGAAACGGTACAAGCCGAAGGCGGAATTCACGTCGTCGACGCGCAGTGGCTGCGAGGGCTGCAGCAGCTTTGCCGCAGGCACGATATCCTGCTCATTACCGACGAGATTCAAGTCGGCTGCGGCCGGACAGGCGAATTCTTCTCCTTCGAACGTGCGGGGATTGAGCCGGATCTCATTACCCTGTCGAAGTCGATCAGCGGGTACGGCCTGCCAATGTCCCTCCTGCTGCTGAAGCCTGAACTGGATCTCTGGACGCCGGGCGAGCACAACGGCACCTTCCGCGGCAACCAGCTCGCTTTTGTAGCCGCCAAGGCCGCTCTCGAGTTCCGGGACAGATCCGCCCTGGAAGCCGAGGTGAAGCAGAAGGAAGAGTTTGTGCGCTCGTTCCTTGACAAAGAAATCAAGCCTCTGCATCCGTCGATCGCGATCCGCGGACTCGGTCTGATCTGGGGCATTGACGTCTCGGGCTTCACGGATGAAGCCGGGTCGAAGCGGATGACGGAGATCAGCTTCGAGAACGGGCTCATCATTGAAAGAGCCGGCAGAGGAGACCACGTGCTGAAGATCATGCCTCCGCTGACCGTCTCGATGGAGCATCTTGCCGCCGGCTGCGACATTATCAAGTCCAGTATACAGCAGGTGATCTCTCAGGAGACCCAGGATTTGCTGGTAACGACCTAA
- a CDS encoding AraC family transcriptional regulator, giving the protein MEWLERMNRAIDYVEANLTGEIKLSEVARMACCSSYQFQRMFSFITDVTLAEYIRRRRLTLAALELRHGGAAKVIDVALKYGYESPVSFARAFHALHGITPAMARQDGIELKAYPRLSFLITIKGAEAMNYRIETKESFEVFGIEGIFQTDGGGEEPQTPAKLWEQSHANGDFKQLEARAGTLPSFVSRELHPVHAVCSYRKTGPETFPYMLCAFKDEASDTDGYTSVTIPAHTWAIFPSDPHPWNQFGETIETLYRRFYTEWLPTSGYEQVDGGEFEMYGTKDGLNYIELWFAVHKV; this is encoded by the coding sequence ATGGAGTGGCTGGAGCGAATGAATCGAGCAATAGACTATGTTGAAGCAAATCTAACCGGGGAAATCAAGCTGAGTGAGGTGGCCCGAATGGCTTGCTGTTCGTCATACCAGTTCCAGCGGATGTTCTCGTTCATTACGGACGTGACACTAGCAGAGTACATTAGGCGGAGACGGTTGACGCTTGCCGCGTTAGAGTTGCGCCACGGTGGGGCTGCAAAAGTAATCGATGTTGCACTGAAGTATGGCTACGAATCACCTGTCTCATTTGCGCGGGCTTTCCATGCGCTGCATGGAATCACGCCAGCCATGGCCCGTCAGGACGGGATTGAGCTCAAAGCTTATCCCCGTCTATCCTTTCTAATTACGATCAAAGGAGCAGAGGCTATGAATTATCGGATCGAGACAAAGGAAAGCTTTGAGGTGTTCGGTATTGAAGGCATATTCCAAACCGATGGGGGCGGTGAGGAGCCGCAGACACCAGCTAAGCTATGGGAACAGAGCCATGCGAACGGCGATTTTAAGCAGCTAGAAGCGCGTGCGGGCACTTTGCCATCATTCGTCAGCCGGGAGCTGCATCCCGTGCATGCAGTGTGCAGCTACCGGAAGACTGGACCAGAAACGTTCCCATACATGCTGTGTGCCTTTAAAGATGAAGCCAGCGACACGGATGGGTATACATCGGTGACTATTCCCGCGCATACGTGGGCGATTTTCCCGTCGGATCCACACCCATGGAATCAGTTCGGAGAGACAATTGAGACGCTTTACCGCCGCTTTTACACCGAATGGCTCCCGACGTCTGGCTACGAGCAGGTGGACGGGGGAGAGTTTGAAATGTACGGCACAAAAGACGGTCTCAATTATATCGAACTTTGGTTTGCGGTACACAAAGTATAA
- a CDS encoding TnsA endonuclease N-terminal domain-containing protein produces the protein MIKKGQPQWKIEQRRLKEGRGQGHFADYQPYVKTYDFSSDGVRSRDLGWKSERIHHFMSRGEYYYYLVLEFSDRIVDIREQYPLLPKERTIEIANELNVPHPSDDNGDPVVMTTDFNITILGEKHPEDLRDVIRTVKPTMELTTATLQKLEIERRFFEEKGMDWGVVIDDIKPSNLFFNLDWIYDSYYLSAKADLNPNNVSFVAPHIFDAINNSEAPPSEKVTTVFHNGGRDLDYYLISDYNEVAIEKLIQQNDWRKIENSGGIVSDHINVYKKQIQNLHQEYERYEKLFLDNPVKFNHD, from the coding sequence ATGATTAAAAAAGGGCAGCCACAATGGAAAATTGAACAAAGACGTCTAAAAGAAGGACGCGGGCAGGGCCATTTCGCCGATTACCAGCCCTATGTTAAAACTTATGACTTTTCATCAGATGGAGTCCGGTCACGTGATTTAGGATGGAAATCCGAAAGAATTCATCATTTTATGTCACGCGGTGAATACTACTATTATCTCGTTTTAGAATTCTCTGATCGAATCGTGGATATTCGTGAACAATATCCTCTTTTACCTAAAGAGAGAACGATAGAGATTGCGAATGAACTAAACGTTCCCCATCCGAGCGATGATAATGGAGACCCGGTCGTCATGACCACTGATTTTAATATAACTATTCTTGGAGAGAAGCATCCAGAAGATTTGCGAGATGTTATACGTACTGTTAAACCTACAATGGAACTTACAACTGCTACATTGCAGAAACTTGAAATCGAGCGTCGTTTTTTTGAAGAGAAGGGAATGGATTGGGGGGTAGTAATAGACGACATAAAGCCGTCTAACTTATTTTTCAACTTAGATTGGATCTACGATAGTTACTATTTAAGTGCGAAAGCAGACTTGAATCCGAATAACGTAAGTTTTGTTGCGCCTCATATTTTTGATGCGATAAATAACAGTGAAGCACCTCCGTCAGAAAAGGTTACTACCGTTTTTCATAACGGTGGTCGGGATTTAGACTATTACTTAATATCCGACTATAATGAAGTGGCTATTGAAAAACTCATTCAGCAAAATGATTGGAGAAAGATTGAGAACAGTGGTGGCATTGTATCAGATCATATAAATGTATACAAAAAGCAAATACAAAATCTACACCAAGAATACGAACGATATGAGAAGCTATTCCTAGACAATCCGGTGAAATTTAATCATGATTAA
- a CDS encoding group II intron maturase-specific domain-containing protein, whose amino-acid sequence MLLGRMPKSLAERMPFKVGYVQHAGTNRRTPVLFKNENSPMFTGLSLPREKVKKQPKMNIYAFHEDKSIQSFKDTIRARTHIRIPLTVFELIDSINPVIRGWGNYFRKAHVRKLFNRIQRWIIRRIWSHRFKRWRNMGWKKLHESVFYSKYKLVNLLSLLPDLNLRTAPRG is encoded by the coding sequence ATGCTGCTCGGGAGGATGCCGAAATCGTTGGCGGAGCGAATGCCGTTCAAGGTTGGCTATGTACAGCATGCAGGGACGAACCGACGGACTCCTGTCCTTTTCAAAAACGAAAATTCTCCTATGTTCACAGGACTGTCGTTACCGAGGGAAAAGGTGAAAAAGCAACCGAAGATGAACATCTATGCTTTTCACGAGGACAAATCGATCCAGTCGTTTAAGGACACCATTCGAGCCCGAACGCACATACGAATTCCACTCACCGTCTTTGAACTCATTGACTCCATCAACCCTGTTATACGGGGATGGGGCAACTACTTCCGTAAAGCCCACGTAAGAAAGCTCTTCAATCGAATCCAACGCTGGATTATTCGGCGAATATGGAGTCACCGTTTTAAACGCTGGCGCAACATGGGATGGAAAAAGTTGCATGAATCCGTCTTCTACTCCAAGTACAAATTGGTAAACCTCCTGTCGTTATTACCAGACTTGAACCTACGGACTGCACCCAGAGGGTGA